Proteins encoded by one window of Arachis ipaensis cultivar K30076 chromosome B04, Araip1.1, whole genome shotgun sequence:
- the LOC107639451 gene encoding protein SSUH2 homolog produces MEQPLLSGESGNWSSYQHVGRSGIPTASSVAGTEVSVDEIRSAASAPSSHYPPSLHGALVSSPEPHPAGQALVYQGGYGGDYGGPRTGYQRECLDEVEIRELLIDHVGHRCCWGSHPARTWKIHAVEDCNVYVGTLDTFVEEREVIKETEPYLGGNIDGKDKGTELGIWELDLRSQFPVLFVPSKEVREKIPHSETIEKCPVCAGRRGTVCNTCNASQEPGHNKENQLTQCSTCYGRGLIAHKDGSDTLCVKCNGTGKIPCPTCESQGLIKCKTCNGSGSLLSRNVAIVRWKTLSTRKVNATSGAASVPDEVFHRAKGVQLCNTQAHQCTPAYFADSYFLNKFSSEVIADRASVPATARIICERHTISVVPVTRVTMTGRRQSFSFYIVGNSREVYLKDYYPARFCWGLCPCLEWLKV; encoded by the exons atggagcaaccaCTGCTATCAG GAGAGAGTGGGAATTGGAGCTCGTATCAGCATGTGGGTCGAAGCGGTATACCGACTGCTTCATCAGTGGCTGGGACTGAGGTGAGTGTGGATGAGATAAGATCTGCCGCTTCTGCTCCTTCAAGTCACTATCCACCTTCTCTTCACGGAGCCTTGGTTAGCTCACCAGAGCCTCACCCTGCAG GGCAAGCTCTTGTTTATCAAGGTGGATACGGAGGAGATTATGGTGGACCTAGGACTGGATATCAGAG GGAATGCTTGGATGAAGTGGAGATACGCGAGTTGCTAATTGATCATGTTGGTCATCGGTGCTGTTGGGGCAGCCATCCTGCTCGAACATGGAAGATTCATGCAGTGGAAGACTGTAATGTGTATGTTGGAACTCTGGATACATTTGTCGAGGAAAGAGAGGTTATAAAGGAGACAGAGCCATACCTAGGTGGAAATATTGATGGAAAAGATAAGGGGACTGAACTTGGTATTTGGGAATTGGACCTAAGGTCTCAGTTCCCTGTTCTATTTGTACCCTCCAAAGAAGTGAGGGAAAAGATTCCTCATTCTGAAACTATTGAGAAGTGCCCAG TTTGTGCAGGACGCAGAGGTACAGTCTGTAATACATGTAATGCAAGCCAAGAACCTGGACATAATAAAGAAAATCAGTTGACTCAGTGTTCGACTTGTTATGGGAGGGGTTTGATTGCTCATAAAGATGGTTCTGACACACT ATGCGTGAAATGTAATGGTACTGGAAAGATTCCTTGTCCAACTTGTGAATCGCAGGGACTAATTAAGTGTAAAACGTGTAATGGAAGTGGTTCTCTACTATCACGCAATGTTGCCATTGTAAGATG GAAGACGCTTTCAACTCGGAAAGTAAATGCAACTAGTGGAGCAGCATCAGTACCGGATGAGGTTTTCCATAGAGCCAAAGGAGTTCAATTGTGCAACACCCAAGCTCACCAATGCACTCCAGCTTATTTTGCTGATTCTTATTTTCTCAACAAGTTCTCTTCTGAAGTCATTGCAGATAGAGCTTCCGTACCTGCAACCGCGAGGATCATATGCGAGAGACATACAATCTCAGTTGTGCCAGTTACTCGCGTCACCATGACTGGTCGCCGGCAATCCTTCAGTTTCTATATAGTAGGTAATAGCAGGGAGGTGTACTTGAAGGATTATTACCCAGCTAGATTCTGTTGGGGGTTGTGTCCTTGCTTAGAGTGGTTGAAGGTGTAA